A region of Allocoleopsis franciscana PCC 7113 DNA encodes the following proteins:
- the selD gene encoding selenide, water dikinase SelD: MQPVTHPIVKDLVLIGGGHTHAIALRMLGMNQLPGLRITLITDTSHTPYSGMLPGHVAGYYDFDECHIDLRHLAQFAQAQLYIDRAVGLDLKNNKVLCANHPPVAFDVLSIDIGSTPAKVDVPGAAQYAIPAKPVPQFLQHWNQFVEDFANNPQQPMHLGIVGGGAGGVELALTMQGRLHQILQAKEHPQQEQPQIHLFQRGAQLMPNHNSWVRRHLYNLLMNRGVQVHLEETVSEVLPDKIHCESGLQVECDYTFWVTNASAPQWIEESGLKTDSDGFILVGDTLQSLSHPHIFAAGDIATMVNHPRPKAGVFAVRQGKPLFENLTAFLLEKPLKPYKPQQQFLGLIGTGDGEAKDASTPRSAIASWGALCWQSPLLWRWKDYIDRKFMQRFSDLSPMGNGQEHKIPNSKSILPLVSNSLFLSSPINKGGVRGVKEGSPNPTMRCAGCGSKVGSSTLERVLQRLQLQTPNWTQREDILIGLGTPDDAAVIQVPAGQVMVQSIDYFPALLSDPYIFGQISTHHGLSDIFAMGATPQSALAMVSVPYASEDKVEETLYQLLSGAMNVLYQAQAQLIGGHTTEGAELAFGLACNGLAAPEKLLKKGGMQPGQVLILTKALGTGTLFAADMRLQVKGRWIDQAVHSMLLSNQEAANVFVEYGATACTDITGFGLLGHLMEMVKASGVAVELDLEAIPVLEGALETLEKGIMSSLQPQNLRASYYINNLPEVSTSPKYPLLFDPQTSGGLLAAVPAGQADLCLATLQARGYAQSRIVGCVIPRVEEVKPVAIATI, from the coding sequence ATGCAGCCAGTAACCCATCCCATTGTGAAAGACTTAGTATTGATAGGTGGCGGTCATACCCATGCGATCGCACTCCGCATGTTGGGCATGAATCAGTTGCCCGGATTACGCATTACTCTAATTACCGACACCTCCCACACCCCTTATTCTGGGATGTTGCCCGGTCATGTTGCGGGTTACTATGACTTTGACGAATGCCACATTGATCTGCGACACCTCGCTCAGTTTGCCCAAGCTCAACTTTATATTGATCGCGCCGTCGGTCTTGACTTAAAAAACAACAAAGTTCTCTGTGCCAATCATCCACCCGTCGCCTTCGATGTCTTATCCATCGATATTGGCAGCACTCCAGCCAAAGTGGATGTACCCGGTGCCGCCCAATATGCCATTCCCGCCAAGCCAGTTCCCCAATTTTTACAACACTGGAATCAGTTCGTTGAAGACTTTGCCAACAATCCCCAACAACCCATGCATTTGGGTATTGTGGGGGGTGGTGCTGGCGGCGTGGAACTCGCACTGACGATGCAAGGACGTCTGCATCAAATCCTTCAAGCCAAAGAACACCCACAACAAGAGCAACCACAAATTCATTTATTCCAGCGTGGTGCTCAATTAATGCCCAACCATAATTCTTGGGTACGCCGACACCTCTACAACCTGCTGATGAATCGGGGTGTTCAGGTACATTTAGAGGAAACCGTCAGTGAGGTTTTACCGGACAAAATTCACTGTGAATCCGGTTTACAGGTAGAGTGCGATTATACCTTTTGGGTCACAAATGCCTCAGCACCCCAATGGATTGAGGAATCTGGACTGAAGACCGATTCAGACGGCTTTATTTTAGTAGGGGACACCTTGCAATCCCTGTCTCATCCTCATATTTTTGCCGCAGGTGACATTGCTACGATGGTGAATCATCCGCGTCCCAAAGCTGGGGTTTTTGCCGTACGTCAGGGAAAGCCGCTGTTTGAAAATTTGACGGCATTCTTACTAGAAAAACCCTTAAAGCCTTACAAACCGCAGCAGCAATTTTTAGGATTAATTGGTACAGGGGATGGAGAAGCGAAGGACGCTAGCACGCCCCGCTCCGCTATCGCATCTTGGGGGGCTTTGTGCTGGCAATCCCCGTTACTCTGGCGCTGGAAAGATTACATCGATCGCAAATTCATGCAGCGCTTTAGCGACTTGTCACCCATGGGGAATGGGCAAGAGCATAAAATCCCAAATTCCAAATCCATCTTACCCTTAGTCTCTAACAGTCTTTTCTTATCTTCCCCCATTAATAAGGGAGGAGTAAGGGGGGTCAAGGAAGGAAGCCCAAATCCGACGATGCGTTGTGCAGGTTGCGGGTCTAAAGTTGGTAGTTCTACCCTAGAGCGAGTATTGCAACGGCTGCAACTGCAAACCCCAAATTGGACGCAACGAGAGGATATTCTCATCGGATTGGGAACGCCTGATGATGCAGCGGTAATACAAGTCCCCGCCGGTCAAGTGATGGTGCAGAGTATTGATTATTTTCCCGCCTTACTTAGTGACCCTTATATTTTTGGTCAAATTAGTACTCATCACGGCTTAAGTGATATTTTTGCCATGGGCGCAACCCCTCAGAGTGCCTTGGCAATGGTAAGTGTTCCTTATGCCAGCGAAGACAAAGTAGAAGAAACGCTCTATCAACTCTTATCGGGTGCGATGAATGTACTCTACCAAGCACAGGCGCAATTAATCGGGGGTCATACCACCGAAGGGGCAGAATTAGCCTTTGGACTGGCTTGTAATGGACTGGCAGCACCGGAGAAGTTGCTCAAGAAAGGGGGGATGCAGCCCGGTCAAGTGCTGATTCTCACGAAAGCCCTAGGCACGGGGACACTATTCGCCGCTGATATGCGCTTGCAGGTGAAGGGGCGATGGATTGATCAGGCGGTTCACTCCATGTTGCTATCTAACCAGGAAGCCGCTAACGTGTTTGTGGAATATGGGGCGACAGCCTGCACGGATATCACAGGGTTTGGTTTGTTGGGGCACCTGATGGAAATGGTGAAAGCTTCGGGTGTGGCTGTTGAGTTGGATTTAGAGGCAATTCCAGTATTGGAAGGGGCACTCGAAACTCTGGAAAAGGGAATTATGAGTTCTCTGCAACCCCAGAATCTAAGAGCCTCGTATTACATCAACAACTTACCTGAAGTTAGCACTTCTCCTAAATACCCACTCTTGTTTGACCCCCAAACCTCTGGTGGACTTCTCGCTGCGGTGCCGGCTGGGCAAGCCGACTTATGTTTAGCCACACTGCAAGCCAGAGGTTATGCCCAGAGTCGAATTGTGGGTTGTGTGATACCTCGTGTGGAAGAGGTTAAGCCCGTTGCGATCGCAACAATTTAA
- a CDS encoding SIMPL domain-containing protein has product MNSFLYSSLNPCDRLKTLLLVGSLLTLTSCQAVSSNAQTPNLASAARTLTVSGTGTVNIPTTLTFVRLGVEIQGKTAQDVQQQVAKRSQMVVELLKSRKVEKLETTGISLTPNYTYTDGKQRINGYTGTNTVSFRIDTDKSGTLLDEAINAGATRIDGVSFVASDHAIAQAQQQAIQKAADDAKKQADAALRSLNLNQREVMGIQINGANPPQPIIYPAVANMPKAATEQAADTPVVGGEQKVQQSVTLQIRY; this is encoded by the coding sequence ATGAACAGCTTCCTGTATTCCTCGTTGAATCCCTGCGATCGGTTGAAGACATTATTATTAGTGGGTAGTTTGCTCACTCTCACCTCCTGCCAAGCTGTTTCGAGTAACGCCCAAACGCCCAATTTAGCCTCTGCCGCTAGAACCCTCACGGTATCAGGTACCGGCACGGTTAACATTCCCACAACCTTGACGTTTGTGCGTTTGGGTGTTGAGATTCAGGGCAAAACGGCTCAGGACGTACAACAGCAGGTCGCCAAGCGATCGCAAATGGTGGTGGAACTGCTGAAATCCCGTAAGGTAGAGAAGCTGGAAACCACGGGTATTAGCCTGACGCCTAACTATACTTACACAGATGGGAAGCAACGCATTAATGGTTATACAGGCACGAACACCGTCAGCTTTCGGATTGATACCGATAAATCCGGGACGCTGTTAGATGAGGCGATCAACGCCGGCGCAACACGGATTGATGGTGTGAGTTTTGTGGCTTCTGATCATGCGATCGCACAAGCTCAACAGCAAGCGATTCAGAAAGCGGCTGACGATGCGAAAAAGCAGGCTGATGCGGCCTTAAGATCACTCAATCTCAACCAACGGGAAGTGATGGGCATTCAAATTAATGGAGCCAACCCACCTCAACCCATCATTTATCCCGCTGTTGCCAATATGCCTAAAGCCGCAACAGAGCAAGCGGCTGACACGCCCGTTGTTGGGGGTGAGCAGAAGGTGCAACAATCCGTGACGCTGCAAATTCGCTACTAA
- a CDS encoding ABC transporter permease produces the protein MSRAKALQYYVLTRLLLAPLMLWTITTLVFLLLRATPGDPVDAILGGRAPDEEKNKLRQQLGLSDPLWLQYLRYLGSLLHFDLGSSISSQGQKVWEIIQLHFPATMELAVFGIIVAFLVGVSIGTLAASRSGTVFDIGGRLFGIITYSLPLFWVGMILQLIFAVQLNWFPLGTRFPISIPAPVGFTGLYTLDSLLSGNLNQFFTALYYLALPSITLGVLLSGIFERIVRVNLKQTLKADYVEAARARGIPEARIVVAHALKNAMIPVITVLGLTLASLLGGAVLTEVTFSWPGLGNRLYAAISERDYPTVQGIMVFFGSIVVVASMAIDIINALIDPRIRY, from the coding sequence ATGTCTCGTGCCAAAGCTCTACAATATTACGTCCTGACGCGTCTACTCCTAGCCCCTTTGATGCTGTGGACGATTACAACCCTCGTGTTTCTCCTGCTCAGAGCCACGCCAGGAGACCCCGTTGATGCGATTCTTGGCGGTCGTGCTCCCGATGAAGAGAAGAACAAACTCCGACAACAGTTAGGGTTATCCGACCCTTTGTGGTTGCAATACCTTCGCTATCTAGGAAGCTTACTGCATTTCGACTTAGGTAGCTCTATATCCAGTCAGGGTCAAAAAGTATGGGAAATTATTCAGCTTCATTTCCCCGCCACCATGGAATTGGCGGTATTTGGGATTATAGTGGCTTTTCTCGTGGGTGTTAGCATTGGGACTCTCGCCGCCTCCCGCAGTGGCACTGTTTTTGATATTGGCGGACGCCTATTTGGGATCATTACCTATTCCCTACCCCTGTTTTGGGTGGGGATGATTTTACAATTAATTTTTGCGGTGCAACTCAATTGGTTTCCTCTGGGAACACGCTTCCCAATTTCCATCCCCGCTCCTGTTGGGTTCACGGGTCTTTATACCCTTGATAGCCTGCTCAGCGGCAACCTGAACCAGTTTTTTACCGCCCTCTATTATCTCGCGTTACCAAGTATTACATTGGGAGTACTGCTCAGTGGGATTTTTGAGCGGATTGTGCGAGTGAACCTGAAACAAACCCTGAAAGCCGATTATGTGGAAGCTGCCAGAGCCAGGGGTATTCCCGAAGCTCGAATTGTCGTCGCCCACGCTCTGAAGAATGCGATGATTCCCGTGATTACCGTGTTGGGACTAACGCTGGCTTCCTTGCTGGGAGGAGCCGTGTTAACCGAAGTCACCTTTTCTTGGCCTGGTTTAGGCAATCGCTTGTATGCGGCGATTTCCGAACGGGATTACCCAACCGTGCAGGGAATTATGGTATTTTTTGGCTCAATTGTTGTCGTGGCTAGCATGGCGATCGATATTATCAATGCTTTGATTGACCCGCGTATTCGGTATTAA